In the genome of Spirochaetia bacterium, one region contains:
- the ftsH gene encoding ATP-dependent zinc metalloprotease FtsH: MFSLGLFVFLLIMLAFMFFDTSSSGKGQEVPYSSFLQSVDAGQVVSVTIEANTEITFTTANNIQFRTRIPYTDSTLLQKLMDKHVTVTGVAQHVSYVALLLQLIPWIIFIGFTIMLWKQTSGMNSRMMGGGLGKNLAKEYKPDENKINFSDVAGQEEAKTELSEVVDFLKHPNRFHAIGAKIPKGVLLVGPPGTGKTLLAKAVAGESGVSFLHTSGSDFVEMFVGMGASRVRDLFEQARKAAPCIIFIDELDAVGRARGSGLGGGNDEREQTLNQILVEMDGFDTKSNVIVMAATNRPDILDKALLRPGRFDRQVVVDLPDVHEREAILKIHCKKVQLEGSIDLSRIARATPGCSGADLANIVNEAALLAARANRSAVSMDDIDQARDKVTIGVARKSRFMTEEDKKATAYHEAGHTLLHYYLKHVDPLNKVTIIPHGRALGLTISLPEKDDYTMTKSKLVDRIKICMGGYVAEELVYGETTTGTSNDIQQATNIAKRMVTEFGMSELGFINLGDEDEPLFLGRDIQQHKNFSDQTARLIDVEMSKILDTALEETRQILSEHRDQLDRLTEELVVRETMDDAEIRELLGFEATDGHLSLKG, from the coding sequence ATGTTTTCGTTGGGCCTGTTTGTCTTTTTGCTCATAATGCTTGCCTTTATGTTCTTTGACACTTCTTCATCGGGCAAAGGGCAGGAAGTTCCATATTCTTCCTTCCTGCAGTCTGTGGACGCTGGACAGGTCGTTTCTGTAACCATTGAGGCAAATACTGAAATTACATTTACTACGGCCAACAATATACAGTTCAGGACTAGGATTCCCTATACGGACAGTACATTGTTGCAGAAGCTGATGGACAAACATGTCACCGTTACAGGTGTTGCCCAGCATGTAAGCTACGTAGCATTGTTGCTGCAATTGATTCCATGGATTATTTTCATAGGATTTACCATCATGCTTTGGAAGCAGACATCCGGTATGAATTCACGCATGATGGGTGGTGGACTTGGCAAGAATTTGGCCAAGGAATATAAACCGGACGAAAACAAGATAAACTTTTCTGATGTTGCAGGGCAAGAAGAAGCCAAGACCGAACTATCCGAAGTCGTTGATTTTCTCAAACATCCTAATCGGTTCCACGCCATCGGGGCTAAGATTCCCAAGGGTGTGTTGCTGGTGGGTCCTCCTGGTACCGGCAAGACTTTGCTTGCAAAAGCCGTAGCAGGTGAATCCGGTGTATCATTCCTGCATACCAGTGGTTCTGATTTTGTTGAAATGTTTGTCGGAATGGGTGCATCACGTGTCAGGGATCTTTTTGAACAGGCGCGCAAAGCCGCACCTTGTATTATTTTTATTGATGAGTTGGATGCTGTCGGCCGTGCACGTGGAAGTGGCCTTGGCGGCGGCAATGATGAAAGAGAGCAGACACTTAACCAGATTCTGGTTGAGATGGATGGTTTCGACACCAAGTCAAATGTTATTGTCATGGCAGCGACAAACAGACCGGATATTCTTGATAAGGCCTTGCTTCGTCCCGGTCGTTTTGACCGGCAGGTTGTCGTAGATCTTCCTGATGTACATGAAAGAGAAGCAATCCTGAAGATTCATTGCAAGAAAGTACAGCTTGAAGGCTCCATTGATCTGAGCCGTATCGCCAGGGCTACTCCAGGCTGTAGCGGAGCCGATTTGGCAAATATCGTCAATGAGGCAGCCCTGTTGGCAGCACGTGCAAACAGGAGCGCTGTGTCAATGGATGATATTGATCAAGCGAGAGATAAGGTAACTATTGGCGTAGCAAGGAAAAGTAGATTCATGACGGAAGAGGATAAAAAAGCTACGGCATACCATGAAGCAGGGCATACGCTTCTGCATTATTATCTTAAGCATGTCGATCCGCTTAATAAAGTAACGATCATACCTCATGGCCGGGCATTGGGGTTGACGATCAGCTTGCCTGAAAAAGATGATTATACCATGACGAAGTCAAAGTTGGTTGACCGTATAAAAATCTGTATGGGTGGATATGTCGCGGAAGAACTTGTATATGGGGAAACCACGACGGGAACGAGCAATGATATTCAGCAGGCAACGAATATTGCAAAGAGAATGGTCACCGAATTTGGCATGAGTGAGCTTGGATTTATAAATCTAGGGGATGAAGATGAACCGTTGTTCCTTGGCAGGGATATTCAGCAACATAAGAATTTTTCAGATCAGACAGCTAGGCTGATTGATGTTGAGATGAGCAAGATATTGGATACGGCTCTTGAGGAAACAAGACAGATTCTCAGTGAGCACCGGGACCAGTTGGATCGCCTGACGGAGGAGCTTGTGGTACGGGAGACCATGGACGATGCTGAAATCAGGGAGTTGCTTGGCTTTGAGGCTACGGACGGACATCTGAGCCTCAAGGGGTAA
- the pth gene encoding aminoacyl-tRNA hydrolase codes for MRLVLGLGNPGVKYESTRHNSGFDTIGQVTAFLQLKLRKRCFRPYRYALAEGKQEQFLLVTPLTYMNDSGDVLSYFPQIEAKDLIVVCDQMDLPVGMIRIKTGGGDAGHNGLKSIIAALHGNRGFVRLYVGIGRPGNGTSVVDHVLGKEPDERSRKQGIGRAAEALEDIIGGMDLQEVMRKYNRTNSIG; via the coding sequence ATGAGACTCGTGCTTGGATTAGGAAATCCAGGCGTCAAGTATGAATCTACGAGACATAACAGTGGTTTTGATACCATTGGTCAGGTTACAGCGTTTCTTCAGTTGAAACTGAGGAAACGCTGTTTCCGTCCATATCGTTATGCCTTGGCGGAAGGAAAGCAGGAACAGTTTCTGCTGGTGACGCCTTTGACATATATGAATGATAGCGGGGATGTCCTGTCTTATTTTCCCCAGATTGAGGCAAAGGATCTGATTGTCGTTTGCGATCAGATGGATTTGCCGGTCGGTATGATACGGATAAAGACAGGTGGAGGAGATGCCGGTCACAATGGTCTCAAAAGCATTATTGCGGCTTTGCATGGTAACCGTGGTTTCGTCCGACTCTATGTCGGTATCGGAAGACCTGGGAATGGTACCAGTGTCGTTGACCATGTTTTAGGAAAAGAACCGGATGAAAGGAGCAGGAAACAGGGAATCGGACGGGCTGCAGAAGCACTGGAAGATATTATCGGTGGAATGGATCTTCAGGAAGTCATGCGGAAATATAATCGTACCAATTCAATCGGCTGA
- the tilS gene encoding tRNA lysidine(34) synthetase TilS → MEKIRTFFLSHGIDGNERLAIAFSGGSDSLALLLSCSCYFKPDHLIALYVNHRLRDKAELENESVLNAENCRRIGVAYKELWLDEGQIEQLSKSDDCGIEAAARHMRYDLLLKYCEEHGYPMLATAHTGDDQLETMVMRTFNGSSPLSLTCIRDDWTMDGIRVIRPVLGYSKEELRLQLKVNGLTWSEDSTNGETAYLRNKIRTEIIPVIRRIFPEAKQIVARKTYLASGISNLVDEKVAQVYDGSKKIHIDAYKHQIPIVRYRILLFLLKNHSPVPYARLQYIDDFLLGSKEGTQHFDTYDIQLSDGVATYHAVCPLSHQCYPVPYGKDADIHLDNGLELKINSDLSEDDGRILRIADEDLKPPLVLRSPEPGDMLLTDGGKVAVSKLIASWKVGPAERQKCFVLEDGKGVKALFLRHAGGRDRLSRTLKKSLVSKTVRLYSIINKENKSE, encoded by the coding sequence TTGGAAAAAATTCGGACATTTTTTCTTTCCCATGGCATTGATGGAAATGAAAGACTTGCCATTGCCTTTTCTGGTGGCAGTGATAGTCTAGCTTTGCTGCTGTCGTGCAGTTGCTATTTCAAGCCAGATCATCTGATTGCCCTGTATGTCAATCATCGGTTGAGGGACAAGGCCGAATTGGAAAATGAATCTGTACTGAATGCAGAGAACTGCCGGAGAATCGGAGTTGCCTATAAGGAGCTATGGCTTGATGAGGGGCAGATTGAGCAGCTTTCAAAAAGTGATGACTGTGGCATTGAGGCTGCGGCACGTCACATGCGCTATGATCTTCTGTTGAAATATTGTGAGGAACATGGTTATCCGATGCTTGCCACCGCCCATACCGGCGATGACCAGCTTGAAACGATGGTCATGAGGACATTCAATGGTTCCTCTCCTCTTTCGCTGACATGTATCAGAGATGATTGGACTATGGACGGAATCCGTGTGATACGCCCGGTGTTAGGCTATAGCAAAGAGGAACTTAGGTTGCAGCTCAAAGTCAACGGATTGACTTGGAGCGAAGATTCGACCAATGGTGAAACTGCTTATCTGCGCAACAAGATACGTACTGAAATCATACCGGTCATCAGAAGGATATTTCCCGAGGCAAAGCAAATAGTTGCTCGCAAAACCTATTTGGCTTCGGGTATTTCCAATTTGGTTGATGAAAAAGTTGCACAGGTGTATGACGGTTCAAAAAAAATCCATATTGATGCATATAAGCATCAGATACCGATTGTGCGCTACCGTATTCTCCTTTTCTTACTGAAAAACCATAGTCCTGTTCCTTATGCCAGGTTGCAGTATATTGATGATTTTCTTCTTGGTAGCAAAGAAGGAACCCAACATTTTGATACCTATGACATCCAATTGTCTGATGGAGTGGCAACATACCATGCCGTATGTCCTCTTTCCCATCAATGTTATCCTGTCCCATATGGGAAAGACGCTGATATACATCTTGATAATGGACTTGAACTGAAAATTAACAGTGACTTATCGGAAGACGATGGTAGGATACTCCGTATAGCTGATGAGGATTTGAAACCTCCTCTGGTGCTGAGAAGTCCTGAACCAGGGGATATGTTGCTTACGGATGGTGGCAAAGTGGCTGTAAGCAAATTGATTGCATCATGGAAAGTCGGTCCGGCTGAGAGACAAAAATGTTTTGTCTTGGAAGATGGGAAAGGTGTGAAGGCCCTTTTCCTACGGCATGCGGGAGGACGCGACAGACTGTCCCGTACCCTGAAGAAAAGCCTTGTATCAAAGACGGTTAGACTATATAGTATCATAAACAAGGAAAATAAAAGTGAATGA
- the lepA gene encoding translation elongation factor 4, translating into MGKDSSLTRNFCIIAHIDHGKSTLADRFIEKAKLGNQHGPKVDQVLDSMDIERERGITIKSQAVTVPYVAKDGRQYELNLVDTPGHVDFSYEVSRAISSCEGAVLLIDATQGVEAQTLANMYMALEHDLEIIPVINKVDLPSADIDMCLKQIDNDLGLDPDLTVKVSAKTGFGVDDLMEQIVRLIPPPKGCDTDPLQALIFDSHYDPYRGIVVNCRLFDGSLKVGDQIRFMHGNVEYTVEEVGIFKLVLSPVEELHAGDVGYFIAGIKTIGDIRVGDTVTRTDNPAKAPLSGFKEVQPVVFSSIYPVDSNDYEELSSAMEKLKLNDASLVYEKDSSAALGFGFRCGFLGLLHLEVVQERIEREFNLSIVFTSPSVKYKVHMRNGELLIIDNPLEYPEPMQVDFVEEPYIEAHVITPSEFIGPIMSLAMEKRGTQTGMQYLDQKRVELTYDMPLAEILFEFYDRLKSISRGYASFDYEVKGFRQTDLVRLDILVNGEQVDALSQLVFRDNAVSRGRVVCERLKKEIHRQQYKIAIQAAIGGQVIARETVNAFRKDVTAKCYGGDISRKRKLLEKQKEGKKRMKMVGNVEIPQQAFLAVLKSDETDS; encoded by the coding sequence ATGGGAAAAGATTCTTCACTGACAAGAAATTTTTGTATCATAGCGCATATAGATCATGGCAAGTCAACGTTGGCTGACCGTTTCATTGAGAAAGCGAAACTGGGCAATCAACATGGTCCTAAGGTAGACCAGGTGCTTGACAGTATGGATATCGAAAGGGAACGGGGCATTACCATAAAGAGCCAGGCAGTGACTGTTCCTTATGTTGCCAAGGATGGTCGGCAGTATGAACTGAATTTGGTTGATACGCCGGGACATGTTGATTTCAGCTATGAGGTTTCCAGGGCAATCAGCAGCTGCGAAGGTGCTGTGCTATTGATTGATGCAACCCAAGGTGTGGAGGCACAGACGCTTGCCAACATGTATATGGCGTTGGAACATGACTTGGAAATCATACCAGTAATCAACAAAGTGGATTTGCCGTCCGCGGACATCGATATGTGTCTGAAACAAATAGACAATGACCTGGGATTGGATCCTGATCTTACGGTCAAGGTAAGTGCCAAGACTGGTTTCGGAGTTGATGATCTGATGGAACAGATCGTACGGTTGATTCCACCTCCGAAGGGTTGTGATACAGATCCTTTGCAAGCTTTGATTTTTGATTCCCACTACGATCCATATAGGGGAATTGTTGTCAATTGCCGTTTGTTTGATGGTAGCCTGAAGGTCGGTGATCAGATTCGGTTTATGCATGGGAATGTTGAGTATACAGTTGAGGAAGTAGGCATATTCAAGCTGGTACTTTCTCCTGTAGAAGAACTGCATGCCGGTGATGTCGGTTATTTCATTGCGGGTATCAAGACGATTGGAGATATCAGGGTCGGTGATACGGTGACTAGGACTGATAATCCTGCCAAGGCACCTCTTTCAGGTTTCAAAGAAGTCCAGCCTGTAGTCTTTTCCTCCATTTATCCGGTTGATTCCAATGATTATGAAGAGTTGTCTTCTGCAATGGAGAAACTGAAACTGAATGATGCCTCGCTGGTCTATGAAAAAGATTCATCTGCGGCTTTAGGTTTCGGCTTCAGGTGTGGGTTCCTTGGTTTGCTTCACTTGGAAGTCGTACAGGAAAGGATTGAAAGAGAATTCAATCTGTCAATTGTGTTTACCAGTCCTTCCGTAAAATACAAGGTCCATATGAGAAATGGGGAATTATTGATTATTGACAATCCTCTTGAGTATCCGGAGCCGATGCAAGTTGACTTTGTCGAAGAACCTTATATAGAGGCCCATGTGATTACTCCGTCTGAATTCATAGGCCCCATCATGTCCCTTGCTATGGAAAAACGGGGTACACAGACCGGTATGCAGTATTTGGATCAGAAAAGGGTTGAACTTACTTATGATATGCCGTTGGCTGAAATACTTTTTGAGTTCTATGATCGGCTGAAATCCATTTCAAGAGGGTATGCTTCCTTTGATTATGAGGTCAAGGGTTTCAGGCAGACGGATTTGGTTCGGTTGGATATCCTTGTCAATGGTGAACAGGTCGATGCACTTTCTCAGCTCGTTTTCCGAGACAACGCAGTTTCCCGTGGACGTGTGGTTTGTGAAAGACTAAAAAAAGAAATTCATCGCCAACAGTATAAAATAGCGATACAGGCGGCAATAGGCGGCCAGGTCATTGCAAGGGAGACCGTCAATGCTTTCCGCAAAGACGTTACTGCAAAATGTTATGGCGGTGATATATCCAGGAAGAGAAAGTTGCTGGAGAAACAGAAGGAAGGCAAGAAGCGGATGAAGATGGTCGGCAATGTCGAGATTCCTCAGCAGGCTTTTCTCGCTGTGCTGAAGAGTGACGAAACCGATTCATGA